AGTCATTTCCTGTTACCCTGGTCTTCAGAGCCGAAATTTAGGCAAGGGTAAGTTTGCATACCCTGGCCACAGCCAATTTTATCATAACAGGCTTATTCACATCACCTGCCCTCATAAGCCAGTTTTTTATCATCAATCTAAGTTGCCATGACTGGGTTTGCCCTTTGGTTACTGCCCTTGGGGAATGTGATTCGAgggacctaacctaacctaactaaacctATCCTTTCTAGACCATTTCTCAAATCTTCCTTCCACCTTGTTTGCACCGCATACTATTTAGGGGCACCAAATGGACTTAGGCTATGAAATCAGtcactgtttgtgtgtgcagaTCATATCTTCTACAGGTGACTGCAACTTTTTCTCCTCTACAAGCAAATCATCTTCAAATGTGCCCGAACTTGGTGTGACCAGACTGTAGATTTAACCCATTAAGAGATGGGGCATGTCATGCCATGCCCGCTGTGAGTTAACTCGTTTTGTTTGTACACATAGATGCCACAATAGCCAATTACGGTACTTCTTCTTGCCCATTCACCTTTACTTTTAATTTTTGATAAatatttgattttcttgttttgctattactaatgtttagaacattatagtaattataaggatTATAACTAGAAAAATCAACCATCGATTTACATAAGCACTAGTTTAAAATACATTTtgccaccaattcaaggaatcgtGAATTCAGGCAAGGCAGATCAATCTATGTGTAGAGAATTTATCCAAAACAGTCACACATCTGcatcaattattatttattatttagcaGACATTTTGTTAATGACCATATATAATAAGTATTCATTGTTTGGAATCAATGCTTTCTGAATCATCgtcttgtatattattatttactggtTGGTATCTGGGGCTGGAGACATTAAGATCACCAAACAGTTGGAAACATTTACTTCATGAGATGGTAGGTATTTTTTAACCTCTTACAGCTGGGTACTCTATAGCCGTCATGAAAAACCAGTCAGATATTTCCATCATGACGGGTACAGCTATAGGCCTCATGACACGCTAAAGCGAAGATGAGTGAGAAGTTTTGCTGTATGTAGCAAACTTCCCGGAAATGGCTGGAGGGTGCCAGAAGTCACGGGAATATCAGAGATTTTCTAGTACCATCATTGTGGGGTTAACCCCATGGCGCCGgtgtatagcaaattaaaaaaaaactctacgcactggcgaacggcggcaacgcgccgaTCCGAGCGCGGTGATTATCGGTCCATCAAgacgaatcattgcctcggggctgTTTTGGGCCGGcgcgctgcggacagccgcaacgccgacatcgtgcgtattgttatgacggcgatagcagtgacccgtcgccattgggttaaaggccCATGTAGATTGTTAAAactgtataaaagaaagaaaataaattatatgtcATAAAagtatgaaagattttttttgttattattattattattatattaattttatttttattttatattataatttttaagttATTGTCTGTATTACTGGGAGAAGCATCTCTTGGAGAGCCAAAATATTTCTCATTATGATGCTATATTTGTAAAGTTTGTATGTATGCTAGGAATTTTTTTATTGGCTATTTAAAAGGTATTACATTTAGGAATGTAGGAATTTTTTGTCAGTTTTTGAATTTGTTAATTGGAAAAGGAAAAATTGTATGTGTGGTATATTTTTTATAGCAAATCCAGCACCAAAGCAAGCATGATTGCCAAGCCTGCACTGCCCAGGTTGTTATCTAGGAGATGGCCACCACTCGACTGTCCTACTCATTGGGGAGATGCTCATAACAGAGACAATTCAGATCCAGGATGGACTCCACCCAAGGACTTATTGCGAGGGGATTTGAACTTGAAAATGGTAGGGTGAAGGGGCCTAGGTTCCCTCTTTTTCTGGTGCTGAACATAATTCAAATCTTAAAagaatattggtatattcttacaGTACGGAGGCATTTGTAAGTCTCCAATCTCCACATCAGAAAGTTTTATTCAGCTATTTAAGGTAATGTGATTAGGGTTATGCCTGAGGAGAGGGCTGATGGGGGCTCTGCCCCTAATACCATTAACAAACATCTTCACCTTGGTAAGTATGTGATTGAGCGACACTCGGGGTGAACTGAGTGGGACTTACTCTTTGGCCTATTTGCCAACTTCCATGTCCTCTTCAAGAATATCTTTAGTTTACTGTGTACttcatactgtaaagattaatcAAAATATTAAAAGTGTAGTATAGTGTATCAAATTGTTTCTGGCATTAGTAATTTTTGATGGATTGACTTCTTTTAAGGTTAAGCCAGGAGCGTGATGGACCAGGTGCGTTCAAGGAGGAGATGACAGTGAGCGCTGTGTCAGGTGGCTCGCCACAGCTCTACGCACTAAAGGCTCCACTCAGATCTGGTGAAAGCTGAAGAGTGTGTGTAGATGCTGTTTTTGGCCATCAGAGAAGAGGGCAAACCTCTGATGCTTACACATGGTTGAAATCCACTGGATAATTACAGGTAAGTGCTGTGTGTGATCTGAGGACCTAAAGAAAGTTAATTCCGTAAGGGACTAGATTGAAGCTTTCTCAAAAAACCTGTTAAGGCACTGTTTTCTTAAGGTAAAGTAATACATTTTCATAATTTGGCGCACATAGAATTAAGTCTGGGTTAAAGAATTTATTGAATGCCAAGGATTGgttgaaaaaaattttttttttaacaagtttTACAAACTGTTTAAGTAGGATTTTAAACATAGAATGTAAGGGAAAAAAACTTAGTATTCCCTTTCATCCTTACACAGCAACAGATGAATGAACACACAGATTGGTCAAAGGCTTGGTCATGGACCATGGGCCGACACCCTGATATGCCAAGAAGATCAGCAATTGCCTACATCCTCACCTGAATGTCTCAATGGAGTATGAAAAGACTGAATCAATTCTGGATTCTTCTATAAATATGCTGAAGAAATGGAAAAGCTTGTTGCAGCGAAAGAGAAGTTTATTGAAAAACAGGTAGAGCAAACTTTAATGCAAAAATAGGGATTGACTTCCTGTTTACTCAGGTCTTGTGATTTGATCCATGAAGTTGTCGTTACTGAAAATGTTggttcccacccccccccccttcaaggcATTGTAAAAACTTAATTCACGAAACATACCATGCTTTCATTTTAGGCCATTTTTCAATGGAGGGTTACTTCAATGAGTTATAAAGGATCTGCTAATGATTTATTATATTGCAGGGTAAAGAAGGTATAGAGCTATAGAAGAAAAGTTTGTGCTGACAGTGACAAGACGTTTGTTGTCATTAACCTGAAGTGCATTGAACCTATGTCCCTTGAGTTGCTTGCGAAGGAAGGCATGATTGGACTCCGGCGGGCCAAGCGACGCTTATGGAGAGGCTTGACCTTGATTGTGGTGGGAATGGCATGAACTGCTTGATGAATGACAGATGACCTGTCTAGGCTTTGCTGTGCATGTCTACGAGCATTTACTTGTATGTTCTTCTTAAGAGTTTGGATAACTTGGTATCATACTGTTGTAAATTATGTTCTAAAAATACAAGTTTCTACAttgatttttcatatatttatttttccgtcTCAATCTACCAGGGATGAAGAACTAAGTACCACCTTTGTGGGGGAACTGAAGAATCCCCATAGTGGTATGACAATTCTCATTAAGGGACCATTACATAACACCACTCTCTTGTTTCAAACTAAGGATGCAATTCGGGATGGTCCTGCGACCATCAAGGTATGCCCTGGATGTGGTTCCCTTGTTCCGGTGCTGGTGCCTATTGAGGGGGGTTGCAGAGTTTTGTAGAATTGCTTTTTCAATTTTCATCACAGGGTTTGTTCTCACTGGGGCTGAGATTAGATAGCGTCCCAAATATACAGATTCAAGTCCAATTATGGctgtttattgtttgttaatTTGGGCATTGTTTAACCTGAGTAAGGGCTGTGCATATTGGGTCATAACATATTGATCTGTCTGTATTGGGGTAGCCTATATGTGTGGTGAACACGCCAGAGCTCTTTGAGCGGGATGTTCAGTTTAAATGTCAGCAGTTCACCCttttctgtgcctgtgtctggcCCGTTGCCAGAATTCACCTGAGTTTAAAAttctctgattttcctttttgtttttgtttccaccCAATCGGGTTAACCCTTGATGGATGGGGTGAAGGAAAACTTAAGTAAAAACTCTACATTCTGGAGATAATGGAAATTGTtgccgactttgagcgtgggagttcggtacatcaagacGATTCATCGGCTCATAGCGCTACACACTCAAACTGAATGGTTTGTGGTTTTTTAGTGTTTGTATTCTCAAAGTAAACATTTGGATTTAACTGAATCTCCTTTTGTTGAAATTTCATGTTAAAACACATTTTACTAGATAGCTTCATGTCTGTTAGTAACTTGTAAGtcacctttttatttatattttaattcattATTCCAGGACGCTTGGCTTATTGAGTTATGGATATGCTCTCTGTTTTGTCACAGTGTAACATCAATGGTTAGCTTAATTGtttcaaaaaaacaataaacgatGTGCATATTAGGTTTATCAATCAGTAATGTACCCCACCCCCTGGGGAGGGGAGATAGTCAAGCAATTTCACAGTCAGTTTCATATCTTGCTTAACCATAGGGCTGGTTATCAGAAAACTCTTAGCATCATAAAGAATGCTAATTTCTGGTTATGTCGCAGACGCTGGGCGTGGGAGCTGCTGCTTGTATTGGAACTTCAGCTCTACATGCTCTGGCATTAACCCCATCCCGACAGGTAAACACATCATAACCGCTTGGTCTGTGGGTTACAGCTGTATGTGCAGTGACATGCCAGAGCATGTAGAGCGGGAAGTTCCACTACATGCAGCAGATTCCCACGCCCAGCGTCTGGACATTACCAGAAATTAGCATTCTTTATGATGCTAAGAGTTTTCTGATAACCAGCCCTATTGGGTTAAAGATTATGAAACTGACTTGAAATGGCTTGAACTTATCTCCCCTCCCTAGGGGTGGGGTAATTTTATGATGATGAAATGCTAATTAGCAcatcttttattgtattttgaaACATATTAAGCTAACCATTGGATGTTAAATGTGACAAAACATGAGAGCATGATCCTTTACTCATAAGCCTAGCTCCTGGAATAatgatgtaaaatataaataaaaaggagactTACAATTACTAACTGACATGAAGTTCTAGTAAATGTGTTTTAACATGAAATTTCAAACAAAAGGTTTCTGTAAttcaatgtttacatttgagAATCACTAACACCACAAACCATTCTGTTTGAGTGTAGCGCTATGAGCCGATGATTCgtcttgatgtaccgaactcccacgctcaaagtcggcacattgccattgatctccagaatGTAGAGTTTTTCTTAAGTTTTCTTCACCCCATCATCAAGGGGTTAACCCAAttgggtggaaaaaaaaaaaaaaaaaatcagagaattttaaactctggtgatttctggcaacgggCAGACACTGGGCACAGGAGACTGCTACATGTAACTGAACATCCCGCTCAAAGAGCTCTGGCGTGTCACCACACATATAGGCTTACCCCACAGACAGATCAATTTGTTATGACACCAATAGGCATAGCCCATTACGCCAGGTTAAACAATGCCAAAGTAACAAACATTAAACAGCATAATTGGACCTTTGAATCTGGTTTATTTGGACGCTATCTAATTTCAGCCCAGTGAGAACAAACCCAGTGATGAAAATTGAAAAGCTATTCTACTAAACTCTGCAACCCACCTCAAAGGCACCAGCACCAGGAACAAGGGAACCATCATCAAGGGCATTCTTGATGGCTCGCAGGCCATCCCGAATTGCATCCTTAGTTTGAACAAGAGTGTGTTTGTATGGTCCCTTAATGAGAATTGTCACACTATGGGGATTCTTCAGTTCCTCCACAAAGGTGTACTTAGTCTCTCCCTGGAAGattgagaaggaaaaataaatatatgaaaatcaaTGTAGAAAACTTGTAGTTGTAGAACATTATTTACAACAGTATGATACCAAGTTATCCAAAATCTTAAGAAAACATACAAGTACATGCTCGTAGACACTGCCAGCAAAGCCAAGACAGTCTTCTGTCATGTCATCAAAGCTGTTCATGGCCATTCCACCACAAGCAAGGGCAAGCCTCTCCATATTGCGTCGCTTGGCCCGCCGGAGTCCAAGAATGCCTTCCTTCGCAAGCAAATCAAGGGACATAGGGTCAATGCCCTTCTGGTTAATGACAACAAACGTCTTGTCACTGTCAGCACAAACTTTCTTCTTTAGCTCTATCACCTTCTTTACCCTGCAATATAATAAATCATTAGCAAGATCCTTTATAACTCATTGAAGTAGACCCTCTCATTGAAAAATGGCCTAAAATGAAAGCTTGGTATGTTTCGTGAATTAAGTTTTTACAttcttgaaggggggggggggaaccacaTTTTCAGTAACGACAACTTCATGGATCAAATCTCAAGACCTGAGTAAAGACAGGAAGTCATCCTATTTTGCATTAAAGTTTGCTCTACCTGTTTTCAATAAACTCTCTTTCGGCTGCCACAAgcttttccctttcttcagcAGATTTATAGAAGAATCCAGAATTGACTTCAGTCTTTTCATACTCCATGGAGACATTACAGGTGAGGATGTAGGCATTGCTGAGCTTCTTGGGCATATCAGGGTGTCGGCCTCCATGGTCCATGACCAAGCCTTTGACCAGCTGTGTGTCCATTTCAGTCTTGTGCTGTGTAGGATGAAGGTGAAGACTAAGTTTTTCCATTACATTCTATGTTTAAAATCCTACTTAACAGTTTGTAAAACTTGTTATTTTCAACCAATCCTGGCTTTCAATAAATTCTTTACACAGACTTAATTCTATGTGCTCCAATTTATGAAATGTAGTTACTTTTACCTGTAATGAAAAAAGTGCCTTAACAGGTTTTGAGAGCTTCAATCTAGTCCATACGGAATTAACTTACTTTAGGTCCTCTGATCACAAACAGCACTTACCTGCATATCCATGATTTCAACCATGTGTAGATCCAGAGGTTTGCCCTCTTCTCTGATGGCCAATACAGCATCTACACACACTTCTGTCAGCTTGTCAGCCAGATCTGAGTGGACTTTAGTGCGTAGAGCTGTGCGAGCCACCTGACACAGCCGCTCACGTGTCATCTCCTCCTTGAGACGCACCTGGTCCAGCACCTCCTGTGCTTTAACCTTAAAAGAAGTTCAATCCATCAAAAATTACTAATGCCAAGAAACAATTTGATACATCTTTACTACTTTTAATATTTgattaatctttacagtatgatGTACACAGTAAATTAAAGATATTCTTGAAGAGGACATGAAGTTGCATTAGGCCAATGAGTAAGTCCACTCAGTTCTCCCGAGTGTCGGCTCTATCTGCCATACTTACCAAGGTGAAGATGTTTGTCTAAGGGTAttagggggcagagcccccatcAGCCCTCTCCTCAGGCATACCCAATCACATTAACTTAAATTGCTGAATAAACTTTCTGATGTGGAGTTGGAGGACTTAGCAAATGCATCCATACTGTTAAGAATTACCCAATTTTCTTTTATGATTTGAATTATGTTCTGCAGCCAGAAAAAGAGGGAACCTAggccccttctccctacctttgCAAGGTCAAATCCCTCGGCAATAAGTCTTGGGTGGAGTCCATCCTGGATCTGAATGTCTGCCTGTTTGAGCATCTCCCCAATGAGTAGGACAGTCGAGGTGGTGCCATCTCCTATGATGTCATCCTGGGCAGTGCAGGCTTTGGCAATCATGCTTGCAGTTGGGTGCTGGATTTGCTATAAAAAATATACCACacattcaatttttcttttccaaTTAACAAATTCAAAAACTGACAAAAGTAATTCCTACATCTAAATGTATACCTTTTAAATAGCCAATAAAAAAATGTCCTACAAACTACAAACTTCAAAATATCAGTCATCAATAATGAAAAGTTTTTGGCTCTCCAAGAGATGCTTCTCCCCAGTATACTGACAataacttaaaaataataataataataataataataataataataataataataataataacaaaaaaaatcttttcataatttataacatataatttatttttttcttttatacaggTTTAACAATCTACATggctttaacccaatggcgacgggtcacggctatcgccgtcataacaatacgcacgatgtgcggcgtgcggctgtccgcagcggcgccgcgccaaaacgccccgaggcaatgattcggcttgatggaccgatatcacgcactcggagtcggcgcgttgccgccgttcgccagtgcgtagagttttttttaatttgctatacccggcgccattgggttaaccccACAATGATGGTACTAGAAATCTCTGGATATTCCGGTGACTTCTGGCACCCATCCAGCCATTTGGCCGGGAAGTCTGCTACATACAGCAAAACTTCTCACTCAACTCGCTTTAGCGTGTCATGAGGCCTATAGCTGTACCCGTCATGATGGAAATATCTGAGCTGGTTTTTCATGACGGCTATAGGAGTACCCAGCTGTAAGAGGTTAATAAATACCTACCATCTCATGAAGTAGAATGTTTCCATCTTTTGTGATCTTAATGTCTCCAGCCCCAGATACCAacctgtaaataaataaatatacaagactGATGATTCAGAAAGCATTGATTCAAACAATGAATACATTATGATATATGGTCATTAACAAATGTCTGctcaaataattaaaataataatggattGCAGATGGTGTGACtgttttggtgaaatgtctctacacatagattgttctgccttgcctgatttcacatttccttgaattggtggcaaaatgtattttttactagtgctatgtatATCGATGGTGTGATTtctattataatccttataattactataatgttccaaacattagtaatagcaaaacaagataaagtcaaatattttcaaaaattaaagaaaaggtgaATGGGCAAGAAAGGaggtactcgtaattggcttattggtggccatctatgtgtaaaaacaaacgagtaaactcacagcgggcatggcatgacatgcccatcggcaatgggttaatctaCAGTATGGTCACACCAAGTtcgggcaaattgaagatgatttGCTTGTAGAGGAGAAAAAGTTGCAGTCACCTGTAGAAGATATGAtctgcacacacaaacagtgaCTGTTTTCATAGCCTAAGTCCATTTGGTGCCCCTAAATATGCTGTGCATACCAAGGTGAAGGAAAGATTTGAGAGAAAGGTCTTAGaaggataggttaggttaggttaggttaggtcctCAATCAACATTCCCCTAGGGCAGTACCAAGAGGGCAAACCCAGTCATGGCAACTTAGATTGATGATAAAAAActggcttgaggggcaggtgatgTGAATATGCTGTTATGagaaaatttggctgtgggccaGGGTGATGCAAACTTACCCTGGCCTAAATTTCGGCTGAAGACCAGGGTAACAGGAAATGACTCAGCATGAGTGCACGAAACTCCTTCAGGGTGATTAGACTCGTCTGGCATTTAGGAgggttttttaaaaatcatttccactgataaatgagtgtggaatgtacggTCCattagccatgactggaagagaaTTGGCTCCAGAGAGATTGCTATTTCCATGCTAAGGATCCTACTCCTTGCCAACAGTGAAGATTGTATTACGGAGAATAAAGTActtcggggggaaaaaaaaaaaaaaaaaaaaaatcacacaaataacaaaatgttacttgtaCTTGTGATAAGTTATGGACTACCTGAGATATGATATGGAGTCTGAGCAAGGAAAACAGTATTATCATCTGGCTCATCTTTTCaaaaaatgttattttatttacagTTTTAACCCAATGGCACCGGGtataggaaattaaaaaaaactacgctctggcgaacggcggcagcgcgccgactctgagcgcgtgaattcggtacatcaagccgaatcattgcctcggggcgtattggcgcggcgccgctgcggacagccgcacgcctcacatcgggcgtattgttatgacggcgatagccgtgacccgtcgccattgggttaaaaccaGTTTTCTCTAGAATTACCATGACATTATGAGAacatgataaatacataaatatagaaaagcaaacaaaactaATTACCAAAACATCTATTTTCACTAGCACAAGTAATACATGAACTACTTAACAGGAGCTATGCAGTCAGTATATTACTAACAAGTTCTATGATTGCCTTGTACCTTCTCCTACTCTTAATAAGTTTAACAGATAAGCCAATATGATTTTACTTCATATAGAGCTCATgatcatctctttccttcttagcTGTGGTTTGATctgcactgacacctttggtggtataattctcaAATTTCAGTGTGGCTGTTTATATGGCttgccataataataacagtaataaaaatggctATCtactattctcatttttattttgttaatcttTAGAGTATGAATGCACCAAGCTAGGGCAAACTGAAGATGGTATTCTTCTAAAGGGCAAAAAGTTGCAGTCGTTGATACTAGAAATAATCTGCAGCTATGATCGGCAAagccaaaaacaaaggaaaaagagcaaaaaaaaaaaaaaaaaaaaaaaaaaaaagcattgctCAGAGCCAAAGTACACACAAGTTTCAACACAATCATGCCTTACAGAGCAAGGTAAAGACAATGATTGCCAGGGGTGTTAGATGAAGCACACCATCAGCCCTCCTATAATCTAAATCTTCTCTAGACCGAGGGCTGTGGCCCCCTGGACCACATAGGATATATGTTTTCTATATATGGTTACTTTATCAAATATGATGAGTAGGTTTTCCCGGacaatatctatatcattagATCTGTTCTCGTGCaatgagaacaaatctgatgataattTTCGTTGCATTCACCAGCCAACAATCTTGGATGTAATTAATCtcaatagcaggggagggcatgaagtaggtCAGGTAAATTATGAGGTAAAACATTCTAaaataagaatagagaaaagaaatatataaaacgagcaaaaaaaacactaaaaatcagCTAATGAAAATACCGACATGCccccatctttgaaagtctataGACCGACGCACCGACTTTCGAAAAACTCTATGGATAGAAGCCCAATGTTCGGTAAAAACCTACaggatttcacattatccaggTCCCCCATGCTAATTATACATTGCGTCTGAAACAATAAACCAACTTAACGCCTTGGCGGGTAAAGAAAAAAGTACGCTAGGGGAATCATGGcaacgcaccgactttgagcgtgggagttcggtacatcgagCTGAGTCAccagctcgtagcgctttggcgcgccgccgctgcGTACAGCCGCTCACCACAgattgagcggtttgttttgacgcctcacggcATGACCTGTCAGTAAGGGgttaaccttaaccctgtggggCTTAAACACTATGATCTGTATATTCACTAGTTTTTTCTATACTTCCTCTACCCAATGACCTTAGGGGATGCAACCGGGGGTTTAAGGTGGGGGATGGATGGCACTGGATATCAATAGAAACCGGCAGGTATCGAAGAAATAGATTTATGAAACattaaagctattttttttttaaacccgagCCAAACCTTgtcctgaaaagaaaaaaagaaaaaaaagaaaaaaaaaaaaaaaaaggtaatcggCTAATGTAACTTATCGAATGTCCCGCCATCTTCGAAAGTCTAGGAACTACCAT
This genomic stretch from Penaeus chinensis breed Huanghai No. 1 chromosome 8, ASM1920278v2, whole genome shotgun sequence harbors:
- the LOC125028091 gene encoding T-complex protein 1 subunit zeta-like yields the protein MAAIKTLNPKAEVARAQQALAINISGARGIQDVLRTNLGPKGTMKMLVSGAGDIKITKDGNILLHEMQIQHPTASMIAKACTAQDDIIGDGTTSTVLLIGEMLKQADIQIQDGLHPRLIAEGFDLAKVKAQEVLDQVRLKEEMTRERLCQVARTALRTKVHSDLADKLTEVCVDAVLAIREEGKPLDLHMVEIMDMQHKTEMDTQLVKGLVMDHGGRHPDMPKKLSNAYILTCNVSMEYEKTEVNSGFFYKSAEEREKLVAAEREFIENRVKKVIELKKKVCADSDKTFVVINQKGIDPMSLDLLAKEGILGLRRAKRRNMERLALACGGMAMNSFDDMTEDCLGFAGSVYEHVLGETKYTFVEELKNPHSVTILIKGPYKHTLVQTKDAIRDGLRAIKNALDDGSLVPGAGAFEIAAYDALMKYESEVKGRARYGVRAFADALLVIPKTLASNSGYDPMDSLVKLREEYKNSGGTAVGLDITTGEVLEPTVAGIFDNYCVKRHMLDACSVIARNLLIVDEIMRAGLSQLK